Proteins from one Rosa chinensis cultivar Old Blush chromosome 7, RchiOBHm-V2, whole genome shotgun sequence genomic window:
- the LOC112176684 gene encoding myb-related protein 308 gives MRKPCCEKKTTNKGAWSKQEDEKLTKYIQKHGEGSWRSLPVAAGLLRCGKSCRLRWVNYLRPDLKRGNFGEDEEDLIIKLHALLGNRWSLIAGRLPGRTDNEVKNYWNTHLRRKLMHLGIDPNNHRIGHNICLDKVNHPCKSANSQANNDDEDDSQDPLLDSTSSGPESNTSCTLPDLNLDLTIGLPWSL, from the exons atGAGGAAAccttgctgtgagaagaagacGACCAATAAAGGAGCATGGTCAAAGCAAGAAGATGAGAAGCTCACTAAATACATTCAAAAACATGGCGAAGGAAGCTGGCGCTCTCTTCCGGTCGCTGCAG GGTTGCTTCGTTGTGGAAAGAGTTGCAGACTGAGGTGGGTAAATTATCTAAGGCCAGACCTGAAACGTGGCAACTTTGGTGAAGATGAAGAGGACCTCATCATCAAGCTCCATGCACTTCTTGGGAACAG GTGGTCACTAATTGCTGGAAGATTGCCCGGCCGGACCGACAATGAAGTGAAGAATTACTGGAATACTCATCTGAGGAGAAAGCTTATGCATTTGGGAATTGACCCCAACAACCATCGCATAGGACACAATATTTGCCTCGACAAGGTTAATCATCCATGTAAATCAGCGAATTCCCAAGCAAATAACGATGATGAAGACGATTCGCAGGATCCATTGTTGGATTCCACAAGTTCCGGCCCCGAAAGCAACACAAGTTGTACTTTGCCTGACTTGAATCTTGATCTCACAATAGGCCTTCCATGGTCACTGTAA